The Haloterrigena turkmenica DSM 5511 genome includes the window GACGCAGCGGACGGGTCGCTGCGCTGGAAGAACGACGATATCAACGTGAGCGATCCGTCGGTCGTCGGCGACACCGTCTACGTCACGGGCGAGGAACTCTTCGCACTCGACGTCGCGGACGGCAGTGTCCGCTGGCAGACCGAATTCGATCCGGAGGAACCGATCGAGACCCAGACGGTCGCCTACGGCGCCGTGTTCGTCGTCGTCGACGGCACGCTGTACGCCCTCGAGGCCGACGACGGGTCCGTCCGGTGGGAGATCGATTCGGTTGCAACTGCCGACGAAGAGGACGAATACGTATTTTTCACGTCTGTGGCCGCGGCAAACGGTGTCGTGTATACCGCCACAGAGGGAATCACTCTATCGGTCGAACCTGAGACCGGAGCCGAAGTCTGGCGGCACGAAACCAAATCCACGTCCGCGCAGACCCGTGCAACTACGGCTGCGGTCGCCCTCGGGAGGATTAGTTTTGCCGAGCGGCAGATTCGCGACGCACAGACGGGCGAGCATCTCAAGATAGGAACGGCAGAATACGGAGACCTGACGCTCGGAGAGGAGATGTATACCGGCATAGGTGCCCAGTATCTGAGTGCCATGTCTATCAAAGGCGAGGAATACAGTTGGGAAATACCAATTCTCTATGACGCTGGCCAACCGGTCATTAGCGGAGAAACCGTCTATACCTATTTCGAAGACGAGTCGGATGGAATGTCGTCGTGGCCGAAATACAGCTATGAACTCGTTGCGCTCGACAAATACGAGGGAACCGAGAAGTGGGCGATCTCGAACGACGATGCGCCGGTCGGACCGATCTGTGCGATCAGCGACGAAACGATCTACGTCGTAGACGACGGCGATCTCGTCGCACTCCGCGAGCCAGCAGATAGCGAGGGCGAGGAGAACGGGGATGACGAGCGGGAGGATGAGGGTTCCGACGACGACGGATCGGCCGACAAATCCGATGACGCTGACGACGGCCGTGGAGACGCTGACGACGACGGAGGCAGTAATAACGGAGACGCCGACAACGAGAGCAGCAACGGCAGTGACGCCGACGACGAGAGCAGCAATGGCGGCGACACTGGCGATACCGAGAGTAGTGACGGTGACAGCGCTGACGAAGACGGAAGCGATGACGACGGAAACGCCGACAGCGACGGGCAGACGGAGAACCGATCGACCGACGCCGAGGATAACGATGATACCGACGGGACGCCGGGCTTCACCGCCGGTGTAGGACTTCTCGGCGGTGCACTCGGTCTCGAGTGGCTACGCCGACGGGACGACGCGGACGAACCGGCCGAGTAGTTCACGCTGCCCGCTCTAGTCGACCGCCGACGCTAAACCGGGAAACCGAGGCGGTCGTGTCCGTCGCTCCTCGAGTGCGGCGACGAATTCGTACATCACCGTGCCGTCGTTGCCGTTGTCTACGCGCTAAAGCGTGGAGATCGGTGTTTGAAGATTTTTATAGCGTGAAACGATTATAATAGATATAATTCAATTTTAGATACCAGATAGTAACGACAGTATCTGATACCGATGGCGTATGGAAGACTGGTATCGCCGTTCGGTACTGGCGACAGGTGCAGCGCTTTCGGTCGGTGGGCTCACGTCGATTGGTGCGGGATCCGAGGATGGCGACGCCACGGATCTGCCGGATCCGGACATCCCTCCGAACCCGAGGATGGCCGACGAGGACTGGCCATCGAGATCCGGCGACGCCGGTCACGCGCGATTCGTTGAGGACGGCTACGAGTTCGACGGCGACCTCGAGGTCGCCTGGTCCGTCGACCAGACGGACTCCGTTGCAGTCGCCAACGACACCGTGTACACGACGACCGAGGACGGTGTCGTCGCCCTCGACGCGGCCGACGGCTCGCTCGTCTGGGAGAGCACCGACGCCGACGCGTACAGCCCCGCGGTCGTCGGCGAAATGGTGTATCTCAGCGGCGACGAGATCGTGGCGCTCGACCGAGAAGACGGCAGCGTCCGCTGGGAGAGCGACCTCGGTCCCGAGGAGTGGACGAGTAGTCACACAGTGGCGTACGACAGCGTTTTCGCCGTCGTCGATGGGACGCTGTACGCCCTCGAGGCCGACGACGGGTCTGTCCGGTGGCAGAAGGACTCGGTTTCCATCGAGATGGACGATGGCGAGGAGCGAGCGTACGATTTCGTCACCGGAACCGCCGCGGCGAACGGCGTCGTCTACGTCGGAACGGAGGGCGGTCCCCTCGCTTTCGATCCTGCAACTGGAGACGAGGTCTGGCGGGGCACACCGTGGTCTAATATCGTGGCCACGAGGACCGGTATCCAGGCGACGACGACGGCGGTTCTCGTCAATACGACCTGGAATCCCGAGTACCTCCACTACGATGCGCAGACCGGCGAGCGGCTGTACCCGGTCGTGGCGCACAATGCACCGGCACTCAGCGACGAATCCACGATCGCCGGAGACGATCACGGCTACGGCAGTCAATCCATCCGCGATGGCGAAGGCGACTGGAAACTCGACGTTACGTACACCTACGGTTACAGGCCGGTTATCAGCGGCGAGACCGTCTACGTCTATTTCGTCACGGACGGCCACAATTACGGAGACCGGGATTACGATCGGAAACTCGTCGCGCTCGACAAACGCGACGGGAGCGAGAAGTGGGCTCTCTCGAGAGACGACGCACCGGTCGGGCACGTTCGCGCGATCAGCGGCGAGACGATTTACGTCGATCACGACGGCGAACTCGTCGCGCTCCGCGAGCGAGCAGGCGACGAAGACGCGACTGACGAGGGCGATGAGAACGGAGCCGACGAGCGGGAGGGCGAGGGTTCCGGCGACTCCGACGGGGGAGACGCGGGCGAGAGCGGCGACGCGAACGGTGACGAGGACGCCCCCGAAGACACCGGCGAAGACGCGGACGGCGATGCGGGCACGGAAGACGACGCGGACGACTCGAGCGGCGATTCCGACGATGACGATAATAGCCCCGGGGAGGCCGGCGGCGACGGGACGGCTGACGACGGAAACGGGGACGGCGACGATCCGACGGAGAACGCGACGACGGACGCCGAGGATGACGGCACCGGCGACGGCGTTCCGGGCTTCACCACCGGCACGGGGCTCGTCGGCGGTGGCCTCGGCCTCGAGTGGCTGCGCCGACGGGTCGACGCGGACGAACCGGCAGAGTGACGGACGGAGTCGTCGGGATCTCGAGTTCGACGGTGCTGCCGTTGCCCATTCGACCGTGACTCGACTGAGAGTCACCAACCGCTACTGTTTTGCGAGTGTCGGCCGTCACGCCGAGTGAACCGATGTTCGCGTCGTCCACGCTGCCCGACCGGGAGCCGCTGCCGACTTATCTCACGCCAGTTCCGAAAACCCTCGAGGACCTCGGCCTGCGGTTCGCGTGGCTCGTCGTGGCGATTAACCTCGCGGGGACGGCCTTCGGCTTCTGGTACTACGGCCCCCAGCTCGGCGAGACGCCGGCGGTGATGTGGCCGTGGGTGCCCGACAGCCCGATGGCGACGCTGCTGATCGCGCTGGCGATCGCCTGCTGGAAGCTGGGGTACGAACAGCCGTGGCTGACGTCGCTGGCGTTCTTCGGCAACGTCATTCTGGGTCTGTGGACGCCGTACACGCTACTCGCGTTCGCCGACGCGTACAGCTATCTCAACCCGCTGATGTACCAGTTCCTCTTCTGGAGTCACCTCGCGATGGTCGTCCAGGCGTTCGTCCTCCACCGAATCTCCGACTTCCCCGTGTGGGGCGTCGCTGTGGCGGTAGCGTGGTACGGCAGCAATCTGATCGTCGATTACTTCGTGCCGATCGTCGGCGGGCCACACCACACGGCCGTCCCCGTCCCGGGGGACGAGCCGATGTTCCTCGGCGCGGACGCGCTCGGCGTCGTCGCCGCTGGTGAGGTGACGTTCGCGCTGCTCGCCGTCTTCCTCGCGCTCGCGATCCGCGTCAAAAAGTGCGAAGCGGCCCGCGGGGGCGTCCCGGCGGACCGCGTGGGTCGATAGCGGGCGATTACGGTTCGTATCGCCGCGCGAGCTGGAGGAACGGATCGAGCGCCGCCGCCTCCGGACGGCGTTCGACCGTCCCCGCGTCCGTGTCGTACCGCACGACCGCCGCGTCGATCAGTTTCGGCAGGTGGTTGTGGCGGAACCCGGCCGTGATCGCGTCGACTCGCGTCCCCGACGCCTCGCCGTCCCGGAGTGCGACCTGTGCCACGAGGTCCTCCAGGGCGACCGCGCCCACTTTCCCCGACAAGTACTGCAGCGCGTCGCGCCGCTGATCGTCGAGCAACAGCTCGAAGATCGTGTTCGCTGGGAGCGAGTCGGTACCAGTCCGTGATTCCGCGTTCGACGTCTCTGTTGTCATGGTGCTCTGTACTCGGCTTACGCGACTACCCGCGACTCAGCGGCGACGAACGACTTCAGCAGAGCACGTGCGACGAATGGTCGATCGAGACGATAAACGTTGCTTTACCACCGTACCTATTTCCTGAATGTTGAGTAATACCGCGTGTTCGCACAGGATAGTCGGATATACTTGGAACTGTGATCGGCCAGTCTCGGAGACCGTCGGCGGGACACGTCGTCTGCCGATCGAAAGCAACCGAGACGGTCGTCCTCGACTCCAGTCCGCTCGAGAGTCGCTCGAGCGGCGCTTGTTCACGGTCGTCAGCCGTCCGATCGACGGAGAATGCGACACGAAACCTTCGCCGACACCCACAGTCACTGACGATTACCGACGCGACCGGGCGACGCTGTCGGTCGCAAAGCGGTGTCTCGAGTCGAACGACGATAGAAGCGGGGCGACCGGTTCGCCGAGGTCTACGCGACTATTCGAGGATGACGACCGCCGATTCGGTCTCGATCATCTCGCCCTCGCCCGAGTAGGTACGCTCGCGTTCGACCTCGAAGAGGTCGTCCTCGAGTTCCTCGCCGGCGACGCGGAGCACGCCGTCATCTCGGTCTCGCGGCTCATCGCCGTCGTCTCGCGGCTGCGCCGCTCGACTGTCCGCGGAACTTCGTTCCGCGCTACTCGACTCTTCCGCGGAGCGTTGCTCCGCGCTCACGATCTCGTACTCGCCGCTCTCGATTCCGGAATCGATCTCGCCGACCTTCGAGCCGAACTTCGGTCCGAGCGTCGAGTAGTCGAGGTCAATCGACGCGATCTCGGTGGTGACCTCGGGTTCTTCTTCGAGGACGGTCAGCTCCTGGACGTGCATGACGTTCTGGATGGCGTCCTCGAAGCCTTCGATGGGGCCGTAGACCGACACCGACTCGAGATCGGCGTTCAGCGGCAGCTGATTCTCGCTCTTGTAGCGCCGGAGCGCCGAGATGACGTCCATGGCGGCCTCGCCGGCCTCGAGGTCGGCCTCGTACCCCTGCGGGCTGGGCCAGTCGCGGACGTGGATGCTGGTGTTCTCGAGGTCCGCGGGATCATCGCTGTAGACGGCCTGCCAGATCTCCTCGGTCGCGTGGGGCAGGAACGGCGCCCACAGCTCGAGGAAGGTCCGGTGGGCCGTCCGCAGCGCGTACTGCGTCGACGGCTCGTCCTCGCGCGTCTTGGCGATCTCGAGATAGTCGTCGCAGAACGTGTTCCAGAAGAAGGTCCGCAGCCGATCGCGGGCCTTCGCGAACTCGTACTCCTCGAGGTGGGCGGTCAGATCGTCGACGGCGTCGTCGAGTTCCGCCAGCAGCCAGCGGTCGATCGCCTCGAGCTCCGCGGGTTCCTCGGGCTCGCGGGGCGCGAGCGTGTCGACGAGCTTTGAGGCGTTCCAGAGCTTGCGCAGGAGCTTCTCGCCCGCGGTGAGGTCCTTCTCCTGATACGGGAAGTCGTCGCCGACCGCCGCGCTCGCGGCCCAGAAGCGGACGGCGTCGACGGGGAAGTCGGCGAGCACCTCGTCGGGTTCGACGACGTTGCCACGGGACTTGGACATCTTCTCGCGGTTCTCGTCTAAGACGTGGCCGTTGATCATCGTCGCGTCGAAGGGCACCTCGCCGGTGTGCTCGTAGCACTTGACGATGGTGTGGAACAGCCAGAACGAGATGATGTCGTGGCCCTGCGGACGGAGGTCGAACGGGTACAGCTCCGGTTTCTCCATTCGGAACTCCTCGGCGTCTTCGTCCCAGTCCCAGCCCGCGTTGATCAGGGGGGTCAGCGAGGAGGTGGCCCACGTGTCGAAGACGTCCTCTTCGGCGACGAAGTCGTCAGCCCCGCACTCGGGACAGCTATCGACGGGCGGCTCGTCCGAGAGCGGATCGACCGGGAGCGTCTCCCGGTCGGCCATGATCTCGTGGTCGCAGTCCGCGCAGTACCAGACCGGGAATGGGATCCCCGAGTCGCGCTGGCGCGAGATGAGCCAGTCCCACTCGAGGCCCTCGATCCAGTGTTTGTAGCGGCTGAACATCTTCTCGGGGTACCAGTCCATCTCCCGGCCGGCCTCGAGGTACTCCTCCTTGTGGTCCAGAATTTCGACGTACCACTGCTTGGAGACGCGGTACTCGACGGCGGTGTCACAGCGTTCGTGGACCTGCACCGCGTGGGAGATCTCCCAGCGGTCGCGCAGGTACCCCTCGTCCTCGAGGTCTTCGACGATGGCCTCGCGGGCCTCCTCAGTCGACATTCCCTCGTAGTCGCCGGCGAGGTCGGTCATCGTCGCGGACTCGTCGATGGCCACGCGCAGCGGCAGGTCGTGGGCCTGGTACCACTCGATGTCGTTCTGGTCGCCGAAGGTACAGCACATCACGACGCCGCTGCCCTTCTCCATGTCGACGCGCTCGTCCTCGATGATCGGCACCTCCTGCTCGAAGATCGGGACGCGGGCGGTCTCGCCGACCAGATCCTGGTTCTCCTCGTCGTCGGGGTGGACGAAGACGGAGACGCAGGCGGGGATGAGTTCCGGTCGCGTCGTGGAGATGACGAACTCCTCGCGGTCCGCACCGTCGCTTGCCACGTCGAACGCGATGTCGTTGAAGTGCGAGCCGCGCTCGTCGTCTTCCATCTCGACCTGCGAGATGGCCGTCTCGCAGTCGGGACACCAGATCGCGGGCGCCTTCTTGCGATACTCCCGTCCCTTCTCGTAGAGATCGAGGAAGGAGAGCTGTGAGACCCGCTGGACGCGAGGTTCGATCGTCTTGTAGGTGTTATTCCAGTCGATCGAGGTGCCGAGATCCTGCATCTTCTCCGTGAACTCGGCCTCGTACTCCTGACAGACCTCGCGGCAGAGCTCCTGGAACTCGCGGCGCTCGTAGTCCTGGTGGCGGATGTCCAGTTCCGACTCGGTCAGTCGCTCGCTGGCGATCCCATTGTCGTCGTAGCCGAAGGGGAAGAGCACGTCGCCGTCGGCCATCCGCTGGTATCGCGCGGCGAAGTCCTGTAGGGTCGAGCCGTAGAGGTGGCCCATGTGCAGGCTGCCCGAGACCGTCGGCGGCGGCGTGTCGATCGCGTAGACCGTGTTGGGATCGCGCTCGGCGTCGCTCTCGTAGGCGTAGACGTCCGCGTCGATCCAGCGCCGCTGCCAGCGATCCTCGACCGCTTCGGGATCGTAACCGCCCTCGAGGGTCGGCTCGCTATCAGCGGGATCGCTCTCCGGCTCCGATTCGGGCGCGTCCGTACTCATGCTCTCACCGCCCGCGCGGGGCGTCGGCCGTGCGTCGTCGTGGCGTCGAAGGTGTGCGTACTCATTGCTGATACCGGTCGTTGCTCGGTGAATGCTGGTCGCCGACAATACATCCGTCGAAACGGGGTGGGGAATGCGGGGCTATGGCGCCCCTACAAAGACGGTGCCGCGCGGACCGTCGACGGCGCCGACCGGAACCGCGACTGGAGTGGGCATACGGATACGTGGGTGTTCCGCCGGGAGCGGTGTTAGGTTTTTCGTCACGGAAACCCTCACCCGGCGTCCGCGGCGGAACACGCCGTCCAGTGTGGGATCCGATCGTCGTATAAAAAATACGGGGTTCGGCTGATCGGTCGCCAACCGACCGACCCCTTAACGTCGGACTGGTCCGTGCAATCACGTATGAGCGCCGACATGACCAGGCGGGAACTGCTCGGGAGCGTCGGAACAGTCGGTCTCCTCGGGCTCTCCGGCTGTCTCGGAGCGACGCCGCTGGTCAGCAACCGCAGCGAGGAGAGCGAGACGATCTCCCTCGAGGACGCCGCGTCGATCGCGATCGTCGGCGATATCGGGCAGATCTCGGTCGCCGGCGCGGATCGGGACGACGTGGGACTCGAGATCGTCAAGGAGTCCGATTCGGTCCGGACCGATCTCGAGGACCTGACCCTCGAGACCGAGCGTACCGACGGCCGGCTCGAGCTCCGATCGGAGTGGGACGGCAGCGAGGGGTGGCTCGCCAGCCGTCCCTCGATGGACCTCAACGTGGAGATCCCCCGCGAGGTCGCCCTCGAACGCGTCGAAACGAGTACGGGACGGATCACCGTCCGCGACG containing:
- a CDS encoding outer membrane protein assembly factor BamB family protein, whose protein sequence is MEDWYRRSVLATGAALSVGGLTSIGAGSEDGDATDLPDPDIPPNPRMADEDWPSRSGDAGHARFVEDGYEFDGDLEVAWSVDQTDSVAVANDTVYTTTEDGVVALDAADGSLVWESTDADAYSPAVVGEMVYLSGDEIVALDREDGSVRWESDLGPEEWTSSHTVAYDSVFAVVDGTLYALEADDGSVRWQKDSVSIEMDDGEERAYDFVTGTAAANGVVYVGTEGGPLAFDPATGDEVWRGTPWSNIVATRTGIQATTTAVLVNTTWNPEYLHYDAQTGERLYPVVAHNAPALSDESTIAGDDHGYGSQSIRDGEGDWKLDVTYTYGYRPVISGETVYVYFVTDGHNYGDRDYDRKLVALDKRDGSEKWALSRDDAPVGHVRAISGETIYVDHDGELVALRERAGDEDATDEGDENGADEREGEGSGDSDGGDAGESGDANGDEDAPEDTGEDADGDAGTEDDADDSSGDSDDDDNSPGEAGGDGTADDGNGDGDDPTENATTDAEDDGTGDGVPGFTTGTGLVGGGLGLEWLRRRVDADEPAE
- a CDS encoding PQQ-binding-like beta-propeller repeat protein codes for the protein MEEWHRRSVLATGAALSAGGFASIGAGSEGDDAVDLPDPDVAPNPEMVDEDWPSFAGDAGHARFIEDGYEFNGDLEVAWTAAEGDLEWPHRIPSVAVADGTVYVTGPTTLAFEQGSFGVAAYDAADGSLRWKNDDINVSDPSVVGDTVYVTGEELFALDVADGSVRWQTEFDPEEPIETQTVAYGAVFVVVDGTLYALEADDGSVRWEIDSVATADEEDEYVFFTSVAAANGVVYTATEGITLSVEPETGAEVWRHETKSTSAQTRATTAAVALGRISFAERQIRDAQTGEHLKIGTAEYGDLTLGEEMYTGIGAQYLSAMSIKGEEYSWEIPILYDAGQPVISGETVYTYFEDESDGMSSWPKYSYELVALDKYEGTEKWAISNDDAPVGPICAISDETIYVVDDGDLVALREPADSEGEENGDDEREDEGSDDDGSADKSDDADDGRGDADDDGGSNNGDADNESSNGSDADDESSNGGDTGDTESSDGDSADEDGSDDDGNADSDGQTENRSTDAEDNDDTDGTPGFTAGVGLLGGALGLEWLRRRDDADEPAE
- a CDS encoding valine--tRNA ligase translates to MSATSIHRATTGISNEYAHLRRHDDARPTPRAGGESMSTDAPESEPESDPADSEPTLEGGYDPEAVEDRWQRRWIDADVYAYESDAERDPNTVYAIDTPPPTVSGSLHMGHLYGSTLQDFAARYQRMADGDVLFPFGYDDNGIASERLTESELDIRHQDYERREFQELCREVCQEYEAEFTEKMQDLGTSIDWNNTYKTIEPRVQRVSQLSFLDLYEKGREYRKKAPAIWCPDCETAISQVEMEDDERGSHFNDIAFDVASDGADREEFVISTTRPELIPACVSVFVHPDDEENQDLVGETARVPIFEQEVPIIEDERVDMEKGSGVVMCCTFGDQNDIEWYQAHDLPLRVAIDESATMTDLAGDYEGMSTEEAREAIVEDLEDEGYLRDRWEISHAVQVHERCDTAVEYRVSKQWYVEILDHKEEYLEAGREMDWYPEKMFSRYKHWIEGLEWDWLISRQRDSGIPFPVWYCADCDHEIMADRETLPVDPLSDEPPVDSCPECGADDFVAEEDVFDTWATSSLTPLINAGWDWDEDAEEFRMEKPELYPFDLRPQGHDIISFWLFHTIVKCYEHTGEVPFDATMINGHVLDENREKMSKSRGNVVEPDEVLADFPVDAVRFWAASAAVGDDFPYQEKDLTAGEKLLRKLWNASKLVDTLAPREPEEPAELEAIDRWLLAELDDAVDDLTAHLEEYEFAKARDRLRTFFWNTFCDDYLEIAKTREDEPSTQYALRTAHRTFLELWAPFLPHATEEIWQAVYSDDPADLENTSIHVRDWPSPQGYEADLEAGEAAMDVISALRRYKSENQLPLNADLESVSVYGPIEGFEDAIQNVMHVQELTVLEEEPEVTTEIASIDLDYSTLGPKFGSKVGEIDSGIESGEYEIVSAEQRSAEESSSAERSSADSRAAQPRDDGDEPRDRDDGVLRVAGEELEDDLFEVERERTYSGEGEMIETESAVVILE
- a CDS encoding DUF4097 family beta strand repeat-containing protein produces the protein MSADMTRRELLGSVGTVGLLGLSGCLGATPLVSNRSEESETISLEDAASIAIVGDIGQISVAGADRDDVGLEIVKESDSVRTDLEDLTLETERTDGRLELRSEWDGSEGWLASRPSMDLNVEIPREVALERVETSTGRITVRDVAGDLHADTGTGRVDIAGVDGTVSTETSTGRVEIRDVERLGDVSASTGRISVEVPAIDGETTISASTGRVTAAVSEAVDADLRVETSTGRIDVDDLSLENATRGEDSVAGRLGDGGPRLRIETNTGRVTIESLE
- a CDS encoding DUF7344 domain-containing protein, giving the protein MTTETSNAESRTGTDSLPANTIFELLLDDQRRDALQYLSGKVGAVALEDLVAQVALRDGEASGTRVDAITAGFRHNHLPKLIDAAVVRYDTDAGTVERRPEAAALDPFLQLARRYEP
- a CDS encoding DUF1405 domain-containing protein; this translates as MFASSTLPDREPLPTYLTPVPKTLEDLGLRFAWLVVAINLAGTAFGFWYYGPQLGETPAVMWPWVPDSPMATLLIALAIACWKLGYEQPWLTSLAFFGNVILGLWTPYTLLAFADAYSYLNPLMYQFLFWSHLAMVVQAFVLHRISDFPVWGVAVAVAWYGSNLIVDYFVPIVGGPHHTAVPVPGDEPMFLGADALGVVAAGEVTFALLAVFLALAIRVKKCEAARGGVPADRVGR